The genomic DNA GTTTCATTCCCATGACAAACAAGATGGGGGAGATGGTGCACCCTGTCACTATTCCTTTCTCCACTGGCTGCCATTTcaataatacaaagcaataccataacaatgcaatccaattccaaaaccaaacccgacccagcaacacttagaacagcaataaacagagcaattgagaggagacacaaacacaacacagaacaatccaaaagtagtgaaacaaaaatgaatattatcaacaacagtatcaatattagtaacaatttcaacacagcagtgattaaaaatccctcattgacattatcattagacatttataatttaaaaaaaaaagaacaatagtgtcacagtggcttacacttgcatcccatctcataagcttgacaacacactgtgtccaatattttcacaaagataaaataagtcatatttttggttcatttaatagttaaaaccaatttacattattgcaatcagttgataaaacattgtcctttacaattaaaaaagctttttacaaaaatctactactctgcttgcatgtcagcagactggggtagatcctgctgaaatcatatgtattgaatgaatagagaattgttttgaatcggaaaaatatcgtttttgaatcgaaaatcgcgttgaatcgaaaaaatctatttataatctaatcgtgaccccaagaatcaatattgaatcgaattgtgggacacccaaagattcgcagccgtAATTCTTactctctgtatttgcttttgttttctttccttaatGTTGAACGctccttgacttttgtgtgaattataaattgTATGTTTGttgatcaataaaaaaaataaaaaaatactatgtGCTAGCTAAGAATAATGTATACTTAATAGTAAGTAAAACGTAATCTTTGTGGTATTGGCATCAACCTTCCACCTATtttcttcaaatatatttttaaccaTTTTGCtctcatttatttttttgtaattgtatgGGCAGTAGGTTTAGACATCCCTGTCTTGAATTAAAGAAAATGAGTCCCAAATTACAACTCAAAACATAAATAACTATAGCATTTCCATCCCAGGATAGTCATTTCATGCAAGCAATAAAAGGCAGATAAAGGGGATACTCACCTCAGAAACGGCTTTCTTTCCACtgtgtgtttataaatgtgtgtttCGACCAGCCTTCCTAGCATTGCTAAAATGCAGCAGACAAGCCAAAGGCTAACTTTAGCGAACAGCGAATATTTGCATCCGCCGGCGCAAATGTTTTGATTCCACAAATTATGCGAGCGAAGCCGCAACTATTGAAACACAATGCATATTTCGACAATCatactttttaaattttaatgcCAGTTAGCCAGATTcgtcaaaataattattgaaagcTACGCTGAAGCTTCCGCGTTCGCTCTTCTTCTACGACATAACAATCAATAACAGAGCTCACGCGCAATACTGCcacccatagacatcttataagggtacgcagcaaaGACCGCTACTGCCTaatggcgctgacgagacgcggggccgccatcttggagtggtgatccgctccactcagtgcaattcatttggcaggagcaatgaattgTCAGCGCATTAAATTAATCTTTCCTCACTGAATACCTCTggttttcacgcgttttttggtcatacgtgtagctatgataaaggacacatgttttggcgtgttttattattcatagtttgcttaacagtaatagaatattcttatatgctataactGACCAGACGtctgagatcaaaactgggaatataatcccagagaaggagggaaaaaaaacggtcagctatttttaagttgaagaaacaatatgattaggttatatatacatgtgtatatcctacataaacaatgtatgaatacattagatatctatatattttagggacctatagactgtatctctgttgctgcagcagcagagagtttattctgtcttgacactttgtattgatattttgtattacattcttcccttaaatgatcatgtttacactgattgttttatatgtatgttttatgtatgtcgctttggataaaagcgtctgccaaatacttaaacataaacatatataaacacttgaaagtctttatatcagctaaaaccaccaatctgtttcactggattcagaataaaaccaaattctgtcttatccaacaatgttagtattagaactttatgttattcaagtatggcatttttaaattgaattaattTGATTGACAAGCAAttatattatggtcatactcttgttgcAGGGGCAGGGTGGggggcgcgggggggggggggggggggggcgtttccacatctgcggtcccctccaaggtttctcattgttatcccattgggttgagtttttactTGCCCtgctgtgggatctgagccgatgtcgttgtggcttgtgtagccctttgagacactcgtaatttagggctatataagtaagcattgattgattgattgattgattgattgatttatgttGTTTTTGGTCACTCATTCTgttgacctctgctctgctttccTATGTTTCATCACATATCTCTGAGGCTTGCAGGGAGACTGAGCCAAGAGTCACACCTGTGGTGCATTTGGCAATTAGGCCTGAACGTTGCTGCTGTGATGGTTGTTGTTCGTTTCTCTGCATTGGTCATCAATGTTACTTCTGGAACCTAGCTTAATCCTGTTTTGCTCCAGTGCATGTTTTGgtaggtttttttaaaattctgtgtCGTttgcaagaatttttttttagatgtacttGGTTTTTATGTTGCTACTTTGCCCTTGTCTTTTGCCACACCTTTTATTGTTACCTTaagactgtttttttttcaagcatttttgtttcgctttttttttttgcataccaCTTTTGACAGGATTAGACATGTCCTCTTATTTGTTGAACTTTTGCAACACCTGCTCTGCTGGACTTgtaaataaaactttgttttttttaacctgtctCTATGTGCCTGTATCTTGGGTTCCAGCCACAAACTGCCTGACGTTTGCTTTTTGCAGAATTTTTATATAAGccatcttttttttgtttacaatgttctcttaccatgaattgattaatgtggaccccgacttaaacaagttgaaaaacttattcgggtgttatcatttagtggtcaattgtacggaataagtactgtactgtgcaatctactaataaaagtttcaatcaatcaaaaaaactctTAACCTTTCTGATGACTGTGTGATAAAGAACAGGATCATAGGCCAGTGGTTTTGGGAAATGCATAACAAGGCAGAGGCTAAACTGGCACCCTTAGCAGAATTTTATTTGGGTTACCCCCTCAACGCCGCCATTACAAATGTGTGATCACACTTTTTTTCGTGAAACGATTGTTGTACTAAATTCGATGCATGCTTTGTACTTACCGGTAAATGAACTATTGGGAAATAAATTATTCAATGATTatttataaaaacatattttaacattgttaaaaaaatacatgtataaacCTTCCTTACTGAAATTCAAATTTAGTGTCATTGTCTTTCTAGACAAGCACTAATGTCGGCCAAATAATGAACAGGAAAttaataagtagattaataagaggaGGATGTGTTAGAAATGGCTATgcaatggaaaaggggtaggtttTGAATACTTTAAGCTTCTttttactccttttcggacatgtggtCATGAGAAACTTGGAAATATGTCTTGAACCACAATGTaactgcatgcatgttcgaaataaacacagCGTGTGATCTGCGTGATCGGCCCTGCATGGAGCAGTGCAATCAGGACTCCATGTCCAAAGCGCAACAATCCGAGACAAAAGAAGAGCAAAATATCACCTGACATGCCAAAATTTGCTGGAGGTTGTAATTTAGACAACTGGGTCTTGCTCATGTGGTAAATCCCTCTTGCCTTGCTGGCAAAGACCTACGTTACCAAATAGTACGTACAGCACCTTATTACCACTAGTGACAAATTGACCAAAAGGCATGTTTCTCCTCATGTTCTATTCACGTGTAacaggagggttttttttttcgtATAAGCAGACACATTACTAGGTTTAAatagcggcacttttattgtgacaaAACATAAGTAGCAGGCAAAGAAGTGTTGGATGCATAGTTTTAACACCCAACCCATCAACCTGTTTGTGGTTGTAGTCATACTTGTAAAACAAAACCTAAGatggacaacaaaaaaaacaaaagtcattGTGACGATGGAGGAATGGCCATACTTTGTGTCACGTTGCTGCTACCGCAAGTAGCTCTCCTGTGCTAAAATAATAAATTGAGAAATCAAAGAAGAGTCAAAGTCTTTGGTATCCTTTTTGATACGCTGgcatgtttaaataaaaaaattgcaaaccaaatattacataattttcaTATTAGACTAATCGGTCTGTTCTTACTCAAATTATATTGGCGGTAATTCGAGTCACCCACATTTTCTAAAAGTTTTACGTATAATTGCAGAGACTATCTTTTTAAAGAAGGTGCAGCACTACTTTATCTTCAGTCCCTTCATCTGTTTTGGCCATGCACATccatcttcttcaccttcttcctgaAGTCCAACcagttcttttttaaaaaaaatattactttttttgtgcaGTTCTCGTAGCCCCAGCGCGTTAACAAGCTCACACATGCTATCCCACTCACTCTTCTTTCATTCGCTCGAGACTCGATAAAGAAATACCTCCTACTGACTCTTACTTAATTCTGATTGGACAGTGTGTGCAGATCTCAAGCAAATGGCTAATTTCAATACGATTTGCGTGTttaagggggcgtggcctggggTTGGTCTGGCAAAACATGTGCGGTCAATCCCGAGTTGATTGGGATGTAAAAAAGAAATGTGCTTAAAATACATTAGAATTTTTTGCCTACGCTGTTTTCTGGATTTGAGCGTATGCCAATTTTTAGTAAGAAATCCTCaaaactcttaatacatgaggccccaggagTCCATTCAAAGAGGACTTCCAAAAATGAAAAGTTAGTCACTTGTGTGTTCGCATGTGTCCTTGCATTTTTCATTTGTCAAAGGATCTTTCAACACACAcggaacaactgaaaggtttttctcctgtgtgtgttttccatGTGTGTTTGCATCTTTCATTTGTCACAGGATATTTTACTACACaatgaacaactgaaaggtttttcttctGTGTGTGTTCACATATGTGACAGCGTCTTTCCcattttaaataactttttaccTAAGTTTGAGCAATTAAAAGGTTTTACACCTATAAGTGTTTTCATGTGTTGTTTGTCGGAGATTATTTTACGACAAACTGAACAACCGAAagctttttctcctgtgtgtgtgtttgcatgtgtctTTGCATTTTTACTTCTCACAGGATCTTTCGCCACACACTGATCAACTGAAAGGTTTTCCCctctgtgtgttctcatgtgtgtttccATATTATGTTTGTTAAAGAatattttaccacaaactgagcaaTTGAAaggttttctcctgtgtgtggtTCTGATGTTCTGATATTATATTAGTCAGCGGATCTTTCACCATACACTAAACAACTAAATGGTTATTTTTATGTGTACTTCTGATGTGTTTTTGCATATTACATTTGTCAGATaatcttttaccacaaactgaacaaatgaAATGTTTTTCTTGAAAGGTGTTTCTCctttgtgtgtctgcatgtgttGTGTCAAATCAGAGTTTCTAACAAAGACTTTtggacaaactgaacaactaCAGGGTtttctcttgtgtgttttcttgtgtgaaTTAGCACATTAGCTCTGTGAGAGGTGGTCTACTGCAGGGCTTGTCTGAAGTCCGGACTCTGTTCTGGATCCAGACCACGAGTCAGTCCGCACCCAGTCGGGACCCAGCCAGCCCACTTTATGTGAGGAATTACAAAAGGTGGGCGGCGTAGCTCAGATTTTAGAATGGCcagccagcaatttgagggttccgggttcgtcTGTAAGATGGTGTTGAGCCGTGGTCGGACAGATGATGCCCTCCACAAATCTGGGTTGCAGCTTctgaagctgccatgcaaggtcgtgactaggatgacggaagctGGAATCAAACCCGAAACACTcaaattgctggcatggccgctctaccatctgtaCCACACCGCCCCAATCTTAATGCTAATAAGATCATCTGATGTGTTCATGTCGACGCCgtaagataaacactgacatttgtcgtttatatacactattatttaGAGCTGAAATGAACCATAAGGTCTCacctgacctgctcagtggcctagtggttagagtgtccgccctgagatcggtaggtcgtgagttcaaaccccggccgagtcataccaaagactataacagtggcacccattatctccctgcttggcactcagcatcaagggttggaatttggggttaaatcaccaaaaattattcccaggcggtgctcccctcacctccaagagggtgagggtgatgggtcaaatgcagaggataatctcaccacacctagtgtgtgtgtgacaatcattggtactttaactttatattttAACTTATGAGGGcatgactttctgactgttggacactgtCGCCAAAAAcctgactttttatgtaaaatccgGTACAGTTGgtttttaaatcatatcgttTGGTATATTATGGTTTTGTGTTTCATTTACAAACACTAAAGTAAAATACATTTCAcccaatattgtctgtttatttgcatggtatctgtgtaaaaatatactaaaccactcctccaaATGTCAGCTAGATTTGTCTAAAATACTCTGAACTGtgaatgcggtggaaacacaaaccacacctTTAGTTCCAGAACTAAAGGTTCCATGAACTTAAAGTTCCTGAACTTCTGGTGGGAAAAGTCCTAATTGTGCAAATGTGCAAAAGAACAGTCTGAGACCCATGAACATGTCATGAATCATCACATCAAACAAAATGCGGCAAACCTGCCAACAATCCTTCCCCTGGTACAAATAGAGACACTCCCCCTATAACTTCAACTGGAACATTGCAGAGGACCGAGTGTATGCTCTGGGGGTCTTGTTTAGCGTAGTTTCAGACAGTCCAACAACATGCAGCTCTCTGCTTTGTGGACACTGCTGCTCGCTGGTGTTCTGGCGACGATTCAGGCTGCACCCACCGTCGCCCCAACTCCATCGGCGTACGAGCAAGGCATTGCAGAGGTAATAAAGTATTAACAGTAGCTTGAAATATCTGCAAAACATCCCTTCAGTAAATGTATTTGTGTATTAGGGGTATCTGTCACAGTTTTATGGCAATGTGGGGATCGGGAACACCTCATGCCTCTTCAGGGGCAACTTTAGCGAAGATCTGGAAGACATGCAGTCTTTCTTCGGACTGGAGGTAACCAGCGTGGATATGAGAAACATTCTGTGTTTTTAACACGTTTTAACCCTTGCTCCGAAATGCCATGGATTACCAGGTAAAGGGGGTCTTGAATCAAGAAACGTTGGCGGTTATGAAGGCGCCTAGATGTGGCGTGTCGGACATCGGCCGCTATGGACACTTTGCTGGGGAACCCAAGTGGAAGAAGAGGCTTATCACCTACAGGTTTCTTGTTTATTTCCTTATTGTGTTTTAACAAGAATGGTGTCAGTGTGATTTCCTTGACAGGATCACTCAGTACACTCCAGATCTAAACCAGAGACAAGTGGACGAGACCATCGCCCAAGCCTTCCAGCTCTACAGCGACGTCATCCCACTGGACTTCAAGCAGATCTCCAGCGACACTGCAGACATCATGATTGTCTTCAAGGGGGGACGTGAGTCCAGATGGAATAAAGGCTCTCCAAACCGTACCTCTGTTCTCATCATATCTGTTCCACTGCAGATCACGGGGACCTATATCCTTTTGACGGAGTCGGGAAAGTCGTAGCTCACGCCAACTCTCCGGGACGCAAGCTGGGAGGGGACATCCACTTTGACGACGATGAGCAATGGACTCTAGACCAAACAGGTAACTACAGACTCTAAGGTGCTGAGTCACTGTAAAGGGTTCATGAAAACCTTTAAACTATTAAGTTTCCAGAGAATAttcatatttaaaacattttagaaCAATGTTCCTTAAATTAGCTTAAAATGGCAAAGCTTcggaaaaaaacatgaaaaatgcaatttttattAAAATTCACTAACACAATCCTATAAATTGGTATGGTAAAGTGAGAGTTTAattcacactactgaattggcttttaatttttaattattatatttgtcCACCAGATGCTGGTGTTTTTTTCATTCATAGCATGCAgcaaaatgttatatattttttgttttgcagAAGGGGAGTTATGTAGGCATACTGGCCTTTAACAGGTACACAATTTAAACAAAATTATAATTAGTATGTACTTTTTTAGGGTATAATATTTTTATATAGTAACCCATTCAAAGTTAGAATAAGTATTAAGTATTTCACTGCAGTTTTAAGAAAGTTGCCATTTTTTGTTATCTAGGATGAGTAAGAATATGTTAAAAATCCTTAAGGTTTGTTTATTGTTTTCCAGCTTTATTGAGCCAGGGGACAGTGTGCATGAGAGAAATTAGCAATTGGAGAAATTTCTAAATAATCTCTTACAGGGAAATCACTTACTAGATTTTCCTGATTCAGGTGTTAATCTGCTGCTGGTGGCGGCCCACGAGTTGGGCCACGCTTTGGGTCTGGACCATTCCAGGGACAGAAGTGCACTGATGTTCCCTACTTATCAGTTTGTCAACACAAACGGCTACAAGCTGCCAGACGATGACATACGAGACATTCAAGCCCTCTATGGTGAGTTTCAATGTCTCACAATCAGTTCAATTTGGCTGATTAACGATTGGGCAAACAGTTTTTTCAGTCCATGGCAATTCTGCCCTAGAAACAAATGCCCCACCACATCCAGTAGATGCTCT from Entelurus aequoreus isolate RoL-2023_Sb linkage group LG10, RoL_Eaeq_v1.1, whole genome shotgun sequence includes the following:
- the LOC133658448 gene encoding collagenase 3-like, coding for MQLSALWTLLLAGVLATIQAAPTVAPTPSAYEQGIAEGYLSQFYGNVGIGNTSCLFRGNFSEDLEDMQSFFGLEVKGVLNQETLAVMKAPRCGVSDIGRYGHFAGEPKWKKRLITYRITQYTPDLNQRQVDETIAQAFQLYSDVIPLDFKQISSDTADIMIVFKGGHHGDLYPFDGVGKVVAHANSPGRKLGGDIHFDDDEQWTLDQTGVNLLLVAAHELGHALGLDHSRDRSALMFPTYQFVNTNGYKLPDDDIRDIQALYGSRTADPTKAPIPNSPAEPEPEEPTEDPANILPNPRDQQCSKDLAFDASTSIRGDLFFFKNGYYWRWNAVSGIRFGKVSTKWPGIDLVDAAYEAPNKNVVHLFEGNQYWGIKAIERTLIPGYPKPLTSLGLPSSVSKIDAAVYITPTGKTLIFANTQYWSIDEATDQIDRGYPNSIAQDFPGVGSKIDAVFENYGYLYISVGPKLLEFYKPLQRVTRMLLNSNWLDCY